One genomic region from Burkholderia latens encodes:
- a CDS encoding helix-turn-helix domain-containing protein, with amino-acid sequence MTANTTLRNRFGARVRELRKATTGLSQEAFADKCGFVRSYMGKIETGKANPSLDSIQTIADALGVPVKALFEEDGADGAPSVQR; translated from the coding sequence ATGACGGCAAACACAACACTCAGGAATCGCTTCGGGGCGAGGGTTCGAGAACTACGGAAAGCTACGACTGGCTTGAGCCAAGAGGCTTTCGCCGACAAGTGCGGCTTCGTTCGTAGCTATATGGGGAAGATCGAGACCGGCAAGGCGAATCCATCCTTGGACTCGATCCAGACAATTGCTGATGCTCTGGGCGTGCCGGTCAAGGCTCTGTTTGAGGAAGACGGTGCGGACGGGGCACCGTCGGTTCAGCGTTAG
- a CDS encoding cupin domain-containing protein: protein MSDFITVLRKTCPTPVVDATKWKRIGGDPHTVNLNAYLSKDGSKIMGTWICTPGKFEVNYEKWEYCHFLDGYCIITPEGEESVHLKAGDVFVIEPGMKGTWEVVETVRKYFVFA, encoded by the coding sequence ATGTCCGATTTCATCACCGTTCTGCGCAAAACCTGTCCGACGCCCGTTGTGGATGCGACCAAGTGGAAGCGCATCGGCGGCGATCCGCACACCGTGAACCTCAACGCGTACCTGTCCAAGGATGGCAGCAAGATCATGGGTACGTGGATCTGCACGCCCGGCAAGTTCGAAGTGAACTACGAGAAATGGGAGTACTGCCACTTCCTCGACGGCTACTGCATCATCACGCCGGAAGGCGAGGAGTCCGTGCACCTGAAGGCCGGCGACGTGTTCGTGATCGAGCCGGGCATGAAGGGCACGTGGGAAGTGGTCGAGACGGTGCGCAAGTACTTCGTGTTCGCGTGA
- a CDS encoding enolase C-terminal domain-like protein, whose amino-acid sequence MRITDIREQAIPVSRYADPAIPSGGLTTSVVAVVTDVVREGRAVTGYGYASVGRHAQGGLIRERFAPRLLAAADTIADDAGTNVDPFRAWRAMMAGEKPGGHGERCVAIGVLDMAIWDAAAKIAGLPLHRFIAGRLARDAATRVRVYAGGGYRYPHDDLARLSDEMRRIVELGYTHAKIKIGGPDIDEDKRRIEVAAARLADSSHLAVDAMNTYDATSGRAAAAMLAPFGLRWFEDLCDPHDLPLHADLTAQYPPPVAAGEALFSLAEAKLLERYGGLRADRDVLVFDPVHCYGLPGYLQIVDHFVASGWRRDAFWPHGGHLFSLHVVAALGLGGAEVSPFAFHPFSGLADGESVDAGCAAVPQAPGIGFELHADAYRTFRALVER is encoded by the coding sequence ATGCGCATCACCGATATCCGCGAGCAAGCGATCCCGGTTTCCCGCTACGCCGATCCGGCGATTCCATCGGGCGGGCTGACGACGAGCGTCGTCGCGGTGGTGACCGACGTCGTGCGCGAGGGCCGCGCGGTAACCGGTTATGGCTACGCGTCGGTCGGGCGCCATGCGCAGGGCGGGTTGATTCGCGAGCGATTCGCGCCGCGGCTGTTGGCCGCCGCCGACACGATCGCGGATGACGCCGGCACGAACGTCGATCCGTTTCGCGCGTGGCGCGCAATGATGGCCGGCGAGAAGCCTGGCGGGCACGGTGAACGTTGCGTGGCGATCGGCGTGCTCGACATGGCGATCTGGGATGCCGCCGCGAAGATCGCGGGGTTGCCGCTCCATCGTTTCATCGCCGGCCGGCTCGCGCGCGATGCGGCTACGCGCGTACGCGTGTACGCGGGCGGTGGCTACCGCTATCCGCACGACGATCTCGCACGCCTGTCCGACGAGATGCGCCGCATCGTCGAGCTCGGCTACACGCACGCGAAGATCAAGATCGGCGGGCCCGATATCGACGAGGACAAAAGGCGCATCGAAGTGGCCGCCGCGCGGCTCGCAGACAGCTCGCATCTCGCGGTCGATGCGATGAACACGTACGACGCGACGAGCGGCCGCGCCGCCGCGGCGATGCTGGCGCCGTTCGGGCTACGGTGGTTCGAGGACCTCTGCGATCCGCACGACCTGCCGCTGCATGCGGATCTGACTGCGCAGTATCCGCCGCCGGTGGCGGCAGGCGAGGCGCTGTTTTCGCTGGCCGAAGCGAAGCTGCTCGAACGCTATGGCGGCCTGCGCGCCGATCGCGACGTGCTCGTGTTCGACCCGGTGCATTGCTACGGCCTGCCCGGCTACCTGCAGATCGTCGATCATTTCGTGGCGAGCGGCTGGCGGCGCGACGCGTTCTGGCCGCACGGCGGCCATCTGTTTTCGCTGCACGTCGTGGCGGCGCTCGGGCTTGGCGGCGCCGAGGTCAGTCCGTTCGCGTTCCATCCGTTCAGCGGGCTCGCCGATGGTGAATCGGTCGACGCCGGATGCGCGGCCGTACCGCAAGCGCCCGGCATCGGCTTCGAACTGCATGCCGATGCGTATCGCACGTTTCGCGCTTTGGTGGAGCGCTGA
- a CDS encoding site-specific integrase has translation MAQTSCLYRRPSGIYVVRLVVPKRLRAAVGKNEIHASTRLRDWEAAKLVGHRIQSHWREHFMTLDIEKLRAENPLLDGAGMIPIVDAARTIGIEPGLLANELLNDGAQVFTHLHGQSCWWVPVLNDLDRDFGGEFIWNEVEASGERTIHTGTVRFLDSRATLQQVVTAGESQENVFRDGKSAGIRLEDPIAVDLARCIVHKTAVTKVRARLVASLSPAPTVALPAPSIASSAPTAPVASSPIETLGTMPIATAPAPVVFDPITAKHGKKRFSALFESYKGNRNWGKAQTQRMTTEAKLFCDVMGDPELGEIEFETVEEFARRLAQLPTDLYQSRRRFKTDDIDELIRLAESEGVEVKRERTIKGHIGKLSEILAFGVRQHMLRFNPAADYKRGDRRFNMPRSQDERHAFTSQELSLIFGQDWFTTGTGTFTRDGWTTWRPHYYWLPLLGLFTGGRINELSQLYLADVLQSGSGQWYLDFNLTGADKVDEKDKSLKTINAVRVVPLHDRLVQLGLPEYVQALRKAGHKRLFPELKRDAVKGYGKPASSWFNERFLGRALSIERNGMKTFHSFRHTFLTAASHLGTPEQVTAQMAGHQRGKTESYTRYAKDRDADQLAPIVNGLAFPETDGIARFIVSEGIRAIQCAERQKERMRRARGAAKASNSL, from the coding sequence GTGGCTCAAACCTCCTGCCTCTATCGTCGCCCTAGCGGCATCTACGTCGTTCGTCTTGTCGTCCCGAAACGGTTGCGCGCAGCAGTCGGCAAGAACGAAATTCACGCGTCTACCCGCCTCCGCGATTGGGAAGCCGCTAAACTCGTCGGCCATCGGATTCAGTCGCATTGGCGCGAGCACTTCATGACGTTGGACATCGAGAAACTGAGAGCAGAAAACCCGCTGCTGGACGGGGCGGGCATGATCCCCATTGTGGACGCTGCGCGAACCATCGGTATCGAGCCGGGTCTACTGGCGAATGAATTGCTCAATGATGGCGCGCAGGTCTTCACGCACCTCCACGGACAGTCCTGCTGGTGGGTGCCCGTCCTCAACGACCTGGACCGGGACTTCGGCGGGGAATTCATCTGGAACGAAGTCGAAGCCAGCGGCGAGCGAACCATTCACACCGGGACAGTGCGCTTTCTCGATTCTCGGGCCACGCTGCAACAGGTCGTCACCGCCGGGGAGTCTCAAGAGAATGTGTTCCGCGACGGCAAGTCAGCGGGCATCCGTCTTGAAGACCCGATAGCCGTAGACCTCGCCCGATGCATCGTGCACAAAACCGCCGTGACAAAGGTTCGCGCCAGGCTCGTTGCGTCGCTCAGCCCTGCCCCCACGGTCGCCCTGCCAGCGCCGTCGATCGCTTCGAGTGCCCCAACAGCACCAGTCGCTTCCAGCCCGATCGAGACGCTTGGCACTATGCCAATAGCGACCGCCCCAGCCCCGGTCGTGTTCGATCCAATAACGGCCAAGCACGGCAAGAAGCGGTTTTCGGCGTTGTTCGAGTCTTACAAGGGGAATCGCAATTGGGGGAAGGCGCAAACTCAGCGCATGACGACAGAAGCGAAGTTGTTTTGTGATGTGATGGGAGACCCCGAACTCGGGGAAATCGAGTTTGAAACAGTCGAGGAATTCGCGCGCCGCTTGGCGCAACTTCCGACCGATCTCTACCAGTCCAGGCGACGATTCAAAACCGATGATATTGACGAACTAATTCGCCTTGCGGAAAGCGAAGGAGTCGAGGTCAAGCGGGAGAGGACTATCAAGGGGCATATCGGCAAACTCAGCGAAATCCTTGCATTCGGCGTGCGGCAGCACATGCTCAGGTTCAATCCCGCGGCCGACTACAAGCGTGGTGACAGGCGCTTCAACATGCCACGCTCTCAAGACGAACGACATGCATTTACGTCGCAGGAGTTGTCGTTGATCTTCGGGCAGGACTGGTTCACTACCGGAACGGGCACGTTCACTCGTGACGGATGGACGACATGGCGCCCGCACTACTACTGGCTGCCGCTGCTCGGCCTGTTCACTGGCGGGCGAATCAATGAACTTTCCCAGCTATACCTCGCGGACGTTCTTCAAAGCGGGAGCGGTCAATGGTATCTCGACTTCAACCTGACGGGAGCCGACAAGGTGGACGAGAAAGACAAATCCCTCAAGACAATCAATGCTGTAAGAGTCGTGCCGCTACACGACAGGCTCGTCCAACTGGGGCTGCCGGAATATGTTCAAGCACTTCGAAAAGCAGGCCATAAGCGCCTATTCCCGGAACTCAAGCGGGATGCAGTCAAGGGCTATGGCAAGCCCGCAAGTTCGTGGTTCAATGAACGGTTCTTAGGGCGCGCACTCAGCATCGAACGAAACGGAATGAAGACGTTCCACTCGTTCCGACACACCTTTCTGACTGCCGCCTCGCACCTCGGGACCCCGGAACAAGTGACAGCGCAAATGGCCGGACATCAGCGCGGGAAAACGGAGAGCTACACGCGCTATGCGAAGGACCGGGACGCCGATCAATTGGCCCCTATAGTGAATGGACTTGCCTTCCCTGAAACCGACGGCATTGCCCGTTTCATCGTGTCAGAGGGTATCCGGGCCATTCAATGCGCCGAACGTCAGAAAGAACGGATGCGCCGCGCAAGAGGCGCCGCGAAGGCCAGCAATTCGCTCTAA
- a CDS encoding recombinase family protein, translating to MKTFGYGRVSTGQQTTENQRLELERGGFVIDYWFADHGISGKTCASERPEFGRLLEKIRDGETLVVAKLDRLGRDAVDVLQTIRALEKRSIKVIVMQLGQTDLTSPAGKLLLTMLASVAEMERDLLIERTQAGLARARAEGKKLGRPSKTTPEQRREILEGLGRGESVSALARAYAVSRATIHAIRDGA from the coding sequence ATGAAGACCTTCGGATACGGACGAGTGTCAACGGGGCAGCAAACAACCGAGAACCAGCGGCTCGAATTGGAACGCGGAGGCTTCGTCATCGACTACTGGTTTGCGGACCACGGAATCAGCGGAAAGACCTGCGCGAGCGAGCGCCCGGAGTTCGGGCGGCTGCTGGAAAAGATTCGTGACGGCGAAACTCTCGTCGTCGCAAAGCTCGACCGGCTGGGCCGAGACGCTGTGGACGTGCTGCAAACCATTCGGGCACTTGAAAAGCGGTCAATCAAGGTGATCGTGATGCAGTTGGGGCAGACTGATCTAACGTCCCCGGCGGGGAAACTGCTGCTCACGATGCTGGCGTCTGTTGCAGAGATGGAGCGCGATCTCCTGATCGAGCGGACGCAAGCCGGACTCGCTCGCGCTCGTGCCGAGGGGAAGAAGCTCGGCAGACCGTCCAAAACCACCCCAGAACAGCGCCGCGAAATTCTCGAAGGGCTAGGGCGGGGCGAGTCGGTGAGCGCCCTGGCGCGGGCCTACGCGGTTTCGCGGGCGACAATCCATGCTATTCGTGATGGCGCTTGA
- a CDS encoding chromate transporter: MTASSRYAALFGVFAPLSIATIGGGQAIVADIQRQVVDVHHWMTATQFVNDFAIARMAPGPGSLLATLIGWQVAGLWGAVIATLALFGPTAFLIYGVAHLWRRHQGARWQIALEAGLRPVAAGMILASVWVLLQALDGGWTARAIAIASTVLVMTTRIHALLLIAVGAVVLIGVHVIG; the protein is encoded by the coding sequence ATGACCGCTTCGTCGCGCTACGCCGCACTGTTCGGGGTGTTCGCGCCGCTGTCGATCGCAACGATCGGCGGCGGTCAGGCGATCGTCGCCGACATCCAGCGGCAGGTCGTCGACGTGCATCACTGGATGACGGCTACGCAGTTCGTGAACGACTTCGCGATCGCGCGCATGGCGCCGGGCCCCGGCTCGCTGCTCGCGACGCTGATCGGCTGGCAGGTGGCGGGTCTCTGGGGTGCCGTGATCGCGACGCTCGCGCTGTTCGGACCCACTGCGTTCCTGATCTACGGCGTCGCGCATCTGTGGCGCCGGCATCAAGGCGCGCGCTGGCAGATCGCGCTCGAGGCCGGACTGCGGCCGGTTGCCGCCGGCATGATTCTCGCGTCGGTGTGGGTGCTGCTGCAGGCGTTAGACGGCGGCTGGACCGCACGCGCGATCGCGATTGCTTCGACCGTGTTGGTGATGACAACGCGCATTCATGCGCTGCTGTTGATCGCCGTCGGGGCGGTGGTGCTGATCGGCGTGCACGTGATCGGCTGA